A genomic segment from Oncorhynchus clarkii lewisi isolate Uvic-CL-2024 chromosome 12, UVic_Ocla_1.0, whole genome shotgun sequence encodes:
- the LOC139422166 gene encoding interferon a3-like, whose product MGSISFWMCLILTICTWHKTFGCTWMRTLPKSRSMFQVFSNNTITVLREMGHVVSREPRITFPYEEYRHVDHFKDDDKIVFISQTLNAIEKLYRSDNYDSFWDQNVVDEFMIDLHRQTLELDQCVKAIRATLPKSDKGVNKNMSLHFKFLKNYLKREEYSASGWEGIRNVVLKHMLRLVTIILTNQ is encoded by the exons ATGGGTTCAATAAGCTTTTGGATGTGCTTGATCCTGACGATTTGCACCTGGCATAAAACCTTCGGATGCACTTGGATGAGGACACTTCCTAAGTCTCGGAGCATGTTCCAAGTGTTCAGCAACAACACCATAACGGTGCTTCGGGAAATG GGTCATGTGGTCTCTCGAGAACCTCGTATTACTTTCCCTTACGAGGAATACAGACATGTCGATCATTTCAAG GATGACGACAAGATTGTCTTCATTTCGCAAACTCTGAACGCTATAGAGAAATTGTACAGAAGTGATAACTATGATTCTTTCTGGGACCAGAATGTAGTTGACGAGTTTATGATTGACCTGCATCGCCAGACCTTGGAGCTGGACCAATGT GTAAAGGCTATAAGAGCTACACTACCAAAATCTGACAAAGgagtgaacaaaaatatgagcCTTCACTTCAAATTCCTGAAGAATTACTTGAAACGCGAG GAATACAGCGCAAGCGGCTGGGAAGGCATAAGGAACGTGGTGCTGAAACACATGCTAAGACTAGTCACAATAATATTGACTAACCAATGA